The following proteins are co-located in the Desulfatitalea tepidiphila genome:
- the rpsG gene encoding 30S ribosomal protein S7: MPRRREVPVRTIIPDAKYSSKLVAKFMASLMRDGKKSVAESLMYDAFDIVEQKTKGQPVKVFEQALDNVRPMIEVKSRRVGGSTYQVPTEIRPSRRTALAIRWLISYARNRSELGFAAKLAGELMDAANNRGGAVKKREDTHKMAEANKAFAHYRW; the protein is encoded by the coding sequence ATGCCAAGACGAAGAGAAGTACCCGTAAGAACTATTATCCCCGATGCCAAGTACAGCAGCAAACTGGTTGCCAAGTTCATGGCTTCCTTGATGCGTGACGGTAAAAAGAGTGTCGCCGAATCGCTGATGTACGATGCTTTCGACATCGTTGAGCAAAAGACCAAGGGGCAGCCTGTGAAGGTTTTCGAGCAGGCGCTGGATAATGTCCGTCCCATGATTGAAGTCAAATCCCGCCGGGTAGGGGGATCGACATACCAGGTACCGACCGAGATTCGGCCATCCAGGCGAACGGCATTGGCGATTCGTTGGTTGATCAGCTATGCCAGGAACCGCTCCGAACTGGGGTTCGCGGCCAAGCTTGCCGGTGAGTTGATGGACGCCGCCAACAATCGCGGCGGCGCAGTCAAAAAGCGAGAAGATACCCACAAAATGGCTGAGGCAAACAAGGCATTTGCCCACTACCGCTGGTAA
- the rpsL gene encoding 30S ribosomal protein S12: MPTINQLVKSGRKRVKKKTNTPALKGAPQKRGVCTRVYTSTPKKPNSALRKVARVRLTTGIEVTAYIPGIGHNLQEHSVVLVRGGRVKDLPGVRYHIVRGTLDTLGVEDRRQGRSKYGAKKPK, encoded by the coding sequence ATGCCGACGATCAACCAATTAGTTAAAAGCGGGCGCAAGCGGGTCAAGAAAAAGACCAATACTCCGGCCTTGAAGGGGGCGCCTCAAAAAAGAGGTGTTTGTACGCGTGTGTATACATCCACCCCCAAGAAGCCGAACTCGGCGTTGCGTAAGGTCGCCCGTGTCAGGCTGACCACCGGTATCGAGGTAACCGCATACATCCCTGGAATCGGCCACAATCTACAAGAGCACTCGGTGGTGTTGGTGCGAGGCGGCCGCGTAAAGGACTTGCCTGGTGTGCGGTATCACATCGTGCGCGGCACACTGGATACTCTGGGCGTGGAAGACCGTCGGCAGGGGCGCTCCAAGTATGGCGCCAAGAAGCCTAAATAG